TGCTCTGCTTGTTTTGAAGAGATGAAAATGAGATCTAACGGCTTGCTTTAGATAACAACAATTAACATCAAGATGAGTTTATTGCTGATTGAATTGCTTTTCGACGTGAGGCTTTACCCATGTTTCGTTGACCCAAAGTGAGACAAGAATAATCAACCCACCGATTGCCAGGCGTTGGATGTCGACATCTCGATTCCAAATAACGATATTAACGATCAAGCCGGCAGGGATTAACGCGTTATTCATGACGGCTAGAGCGCCCGCGTTGACCATCGTTGCCCCTTTATTCCAGATAAAGAATCCAACTCCTGATGCGACGATACCAAGGTAAACCAAAATACCCCATTGTGTGAAGGTCGTTGGCAGTTTATCTGGGTTCCCCATCAGAGCAAAAGCAAGCGTAGCAACACATAAGGCTCCCAAAAAGAAATAACCGAATACGCTGTGTTGTGGTAAATCAATCGCCTCGGTTTCTAAAATGTATTTGTAGCCAACTTGACCTATCGCAAAGCACAGATTCGCTGCCTGAACGACCAAAAAACCCAATAAAAAGTTTTCATTGATACCCGCAAATTTAATCCATGCCGCTCCTGAGACTGCAATGGCAGCAGTGATAAGGTAGAGCGGAGAGAAGCGTCGTTTTAAAAAATCATAAATAAGTGTGACGTATAGTGGTGTAAAGACCGTAAACAGTAACACCTCTGGTACCGAGAGCAGGGTAAAGGATTGATAATAAAAGCAGTACATTAACCCCAGCTGAAAGCCGCCAACTAACATAAGCTTCGCAATCAGTGAGCGACTGACGCCGCGGAATTTCATGAAGGGCAGAAACACCAAGCTGGCCAGCGCGACACGCATTAAAACTGAGAACCAAGCATCAACCTGACCAGCAAGATAGACACCAATCAGGCTAAAGGAAAATGCCCATACTAGGGTCATTGAATAGAGATAACTCATTGATTATGTTCTTCTTAAGCATAAATGAGAAGAAAGTCTAACCAAGTTTTATCTTTCCGCCAATGATTACTTAGTCTCTTAGAGGTACAACCAGCATGTCAATGGGAGAGCAGTTAATCAATTGGCGTGTTGAAGATAGGATCTTACTCCAAAAATCTTGGTGGTGGCCACAAACGAGCAGATCGACATTATAGGCTTGAATGGTATCGCATAACTCATTACTGAGATCACCACTGCCGACCAAGGTATGTGTAATCGGGTAGTCGGCGTACTCTTCGAAATTGGCAAGCTGGGTTCGAGAAGCTTCGATGGCTTGATGTTGTGCTTCTGCCATATTGATGTCGATAAGCCCAGTGTAGAGCTCTGCATAATTGACATCAATGTGGATAAAAGACACCTTAGCGTTCAATGGTTGCGCGAGTAAAACGGCTTTTTTTATGAGCATTTTACTCTCATCAGATAAATCAACAGCAACAAGTATATGTCGGTAACTCATATCGTGTTCTCCTTACTGGGTTTCTTCCCTCAGATTAGCACTAAGTGTCGGATAATTTTGCAGAAGTGATCTCATCTAAAGCAAACGCGGTACAAGCTCTTAGTCAATTAATCGTGTTATAGTGACGTTAAACGCATGCAAATAAATAGGAGTTAACATGCTATCTCAGACTATGGTTGAACAATTGAATGAGCAAATTAACCTAGAATTTTTTTCATCCAATCTATACTTACAAATGAGTGCTTGGTGTGAAGATAAAGGTTTTGAAGGTGCTGCTGAATTTTTACGTGCTCATGCCGTAGAGGAGATGGAGCACATGCAACGCCTTTTTACCTACGTAAGTGAAACTGGCGCATTACCGATCCTAGGTGCAATTAAAGCACCGAAGCATGATTTTGCAAGTCTTGGTGATGTTTTTCGTGAAACTTACGAACATGAGCGCATGATTACAGAGCAAATCAATAAATTAGCTCATGGTGCTTTTACGAGCCAAGACTACTCAACGTTTAACTTTCTTCAGTGGTACGTCGCTGAGCAGCACGAAGAAGAGAAGTTGTTCAAAGGTATTTTAGATAAGATAGAGCTGGTTGGTGAAGATGGTAAAGCCTTGTTCTTCATTGATAAAGACCTAGCTCAAATGGCAAAAGAAGGTTCATCTTCCATTATGGGTGCTCCAGCTGCATAGACGCGTACCCTGCGCAATAAGCAGCGGGTAAAAGTCGCAACGGTCGTCTTTTTCTCTTGAGCATAAGTGAAGATGTAGGGAGGAAAAGATGATCAGTGGTGATACTATCTTGATGGCACTCATGGCCGTGACAGCAGTGAACATGGCTCGCTATTTTACCGCACTTCGCTCTTTGATTTACATTATGCGAGAGGCACACCCTTTACTCTATCAACAAGTGGATGGTAATGGTTTTT
This window of the Vibrio azureus genome carries:
- a CDS encoding carboxylate/amino acid/amine transporter, whose product is MSYLYSMTLVWAFSFSLIGVYLAGQVDAWFSVLMRVALASLVFLPFMKFRGVSRSLIAKLMLVGGFQLGLMYCFYYQSFTLLSVPEVLLFTVFTPLYVTLIYDFLKRRFSPLYLITAAIAVSGAAWIKFAGINENFLLGFLVVQAANLCFAIGQVGYKYILETEAIDLPQHSVFGYFFLGALCVATLAFALMGNPDKLPTTFTQWGILVYLGIVASGVGFFIWNKGATMVNAGALAVMNNALIPAGLIVNIVIWNRDVDIQRLAIGGLIILVSLWVNETWVKPHVEKQFNQQ
- the ftnA gene encoding non-heme ferritin; protein product: MLSQTMVEQLNEQINLEFFSSNLYLQMSAWCEDKGFEGAAEFLRAHAVEEMEHMQRLFTYVSETGALPILGAIKAPKHDFASLGDVFRETYEHERMITEQINKLAHGAFTSQDYSTFNFLQWYVAEQHEEEKLFKGILDKIELVGEDGKALFFIDKDLAQMAKEGSSSIMGAPAA
- the uspA gene encoding universal stress protein UspA; translated protein: MSYRHILVAVDLSDESKMLIKKAVLLAQPLNAKVSFIHIDVNYAELYTGLIDINMAEAQHQAIEASRTQLANFEEYADYPITHTLVGSGDLSNELCDTIQAYNVDLLVCGHHQDFWSKILSSTRQLINCSPIDMLVVPLRD